A part of Denitratisoma oestradiolicum genomic DNA contains:
- the truA gene encoding tRNA pseudouridine(38-40) synthase TruA produces MRFAICVEYDGAAFHGWQSQPHGQTVQDHLQRALGAIACAPVAAHAAGRTDAGVHALAQVVHFDVEVDRPLQAWVRGVNAHLPAAIAVRWAQPVAQDFHARFSAQGRSYCYLLHNHPVRPALQHGRAGWYHRPLDAQAMDEGAACLLGEHDFSSFRAAECQARSPVKTLHRAQVRRHGEYLLFDFSASGFLHHMVRNIVGALLWVGYAKESPAWIGELLALRDRTRAAPTFMPDGLYFTGVDYGPGWSLPNEGRIIAPLPFFHA; encoded by the coding sequence ATGAGGTTCGCGATCTGTGTCGAGTATGATGGGGCAGCCTTCCATGGCTGGCAGTCGCAGCCCCATGGCCAGACCGTGCAGGACCATTTGCAGCGGGCACTGGGTGCCATTGCCTGCGCTCCTGTCGCGGCCCATGCTGCCGGTCGTACCGATGCCGGCGTCCATGCCCTGGCCCAGGTGGTGCATTTCGATGTGGAGGTGGACCGCCCCCTCCAGGCCTGGGTGCGCGGGGTCAATGCTCACCTGCCCGCCGCCATCGCGGTGCGTTGGGCCCAGCCGGTGGCCCAGGACTTCCATGCCCGTTTTTCTGCCCAAGGCAGAAGTTACTGCTACCTGTTGCACAACCATCCGGTGCGGCCGGCGCTACAGCATGGGCGGGCCGGCTGGTATCACCGGCCCCTGGATGCCCAGGCCATGGACGAAGGCGCGGCATGCCTGTTGGGGGAGCATGACTTCAGTTCATTCCGTGCCGCGGAATGTCAGGCCCGCTCGCCGGTCAAGACCCTGCACCGGGCACAGGTGCGCCGTCATGGAGAGTATTTGCTGTTTGACTTCTCCGCCAGCGGCTTTCTCCATCACATGGTTCGCAATATCGTCGGTGCCCTGCTCTGGGTGGGGTATGCCAAGGAGTCTCCGGCCTGGATCGGAGAATTGTTGGCGTTGCGGGACCGGACCCGGGCCGCACCCACCTTCATGCCCGATGGGCTTTACTTCACCGGAGTGGACTACGGGCCTGGCTGGAGCCTGCCCAACGAGGGGCGTATCATCGCTCCCCTGCCATTCTTCCATGCCTGA
- a CDS encoding entericidin A/B family lipoprotein: MTLLAAAMLLVGCNTVQGIGRDIEKGGEAIQKAVK, from the coding sequence ATGACACTGTTGGCGGCGGCAATGCTCCTGGTCGGTTGCAACACCGTGCAGGGCATTGGCCGTGATATCGAAAAAGGTGGCGAGGCCATTCAGAAGGCGGTGAAATGA
- a CDS encoding phosphoribosylanthranilate isomerase produces MPRTRIKICGLTRAEDMDAALAAGADAVGLVFYSPSPRAVTSDLARSLVQRIPPFVTRVGLFVNETPLRINAILDEVELDLLQFHGDETDAYCRQFGRPFIKAARVRPELDLVEFARSFPAARALLLDAYVEGYGGGGKTFDWTLIPPGLPLPLILSGGLQPENVADAVRGLRPWAVDVSSGVESAKGIKDAARIAAFVAAVKDADA; encoded by the coding sequence GTGCCGAGAACCCGAATCAAAATTTGTGGCCTGACGCGGGCCGAGGATATGGATGCCGCGCTGGCGGCCGGTGCCGATGCGGTCGGCCTGGTATTCTATTCGCCCAGTCCGCGGGCGGTGACGTCGGACCTGGCCCGCTCCCTGGTCCAGCGGATTCCCCCCTTTGTCACCCGTGTGGGACTTTTCGTTAATGAAACCCCTCTGCGGATTAATGCGATTTTGGATGAAGTTGAGCTGGATTTGCTGCAATTTCACGGGGATGAGACCGATGCCTACTGCCGTCAGTTCGGCCGCCCCTTCATCAAGGCAGCACGGGTAAGGCCGGAACTCGATCTGGTAGAATTCGCCCGGTCGTTTCCCGCCGCCCGGGCCTTGTTGCTCGATGCCTACGTAGAAGGCTATGGCGGGGGAGGCAAAACTTTCGACTGGACGCTGATTCCCCCCGGACTGCCTCTGCCCCTGATTCTTTCGGGTGGTTTGCAGCCTGAGAATGTCGCCGATGCGGTTCGTGGCCTGAGGCCCTGGGCCGTGGATGTGAGCAGTGGCGTCGAGTCGGCCAAAGGCATCAAAGATGCCGCCAGGATCGCAGCCTTCGTGGCTGCCGTGAAAGATGCAGATGCCTGA
- the trpA gene encoding tryptophan synthase subunit alpha, giving the protein MSRIQATFERLRGQGRKALIPFITAGFPEPGQTLPLMQALVTGGADIIELGVPFSDPMADGPTIQRASEAALSYGVSLRIVLGMVREFRKSNGETPVVLMGYANPIEAYGSESFARDAKEAGVDGVLVVDYPPEECGDFTRQLKAEGLDPIFLLAPTSTEARCAEVAVAGSGYIYYVSLKGVTGSGSLDLDAVARRIPEIRERVGMPVGVGFGIRDGASAARIAEVADAVVIGSRIIEEIEHSPRDEAARRVTAFLQGIRNAMDKKGATP; this is encoded by the coding sequence ATGTCCCGAATCCAAGCCACTTTCGAACGTCTGCGCGGCCAAGGCCGCAAGGCCTTGATTCCTTTCATTACCGCTGGCTTCCCCGAGCCTGGGCAGACCTTGCCCCTGATGCAGGCCCTGGTGACTGGAGGGGCCGACATCATCGAACTGGGGGTGCCCTTTTCCGACCCCATGGCGGATGGTCCCACCATCCAGCGTGCTTCCGAGGCGGCCCTGTCCTACGGTGTTTCCCTGCGCATCGTGCTGGGCATGGTGCGGGAGTTCCGCAAGAGTAACGGGGAGACTCCGGTGGTATTGATGGGCTATGCCAATCCCATCGAAGCCTACGGGAGCGAGTCCTTTGCCCGGGATGCCAAGGAAGCCGGTGTCGATGGGGTGCTGGTGGTGGACTACCCACCGGAGGAGTGCGGCGATTTCACCCGGCAACTGAAGGCCGAGGGGCTGGACCCTATCTTCCTTCTGGCTCCTACCTCCACCGAAGCCCGTTGTGCCGAAGTGGCCGTGGCGGGTAGCGGCTATATCTATTACGTCTCCCTCAAGGGGGTTACTGGCTCGGGTAGCCTGGACCTGGATGCCGTGGCCCGGCGCATTCCTGAAATCCGCGAGCGGGTGGGCATGCCCGTTGGCGTGGGATTTGGCATTCGGGACGGTGCCAGTGCGGCGCGAATCGCCGAAGTGGCCGACGCGGTGGTGATCGGCAGTCGCATCATTGAGGAAATTGAACATTCTCCCCGCGACGAGGCGGCCCGCCGCGTCACGGCTTTTCTGCAAGGCATCCGGAATGCCATGGACAAGAAGGGAGCAACACCATGA
- the leuD gene encoding 3-isopropylmalate dehydratase small subunit, giving the protein MRAFTVHEGLVAPLDRANVDTDAIIPKQFLKSIKRSGFGPNAFDEWRYLDHGEPGMDNSNRPLNSQFVLNQPRYRGASVLLTRENFGCGSSREHAPWALEDYGFRALIGPSFADIFFNNCFKNGLLPVRLSATEVDELFAQVEATPGYRLTIDLAAQQVIRPDGKTLGFDVDPFRKECLFNGWDDIGLTLRRAEKIREFEARRRIEQPWLFA; this is encoded by the coding sequence ATGCGTGCCTTTACCGTGCATGAAGGCTTGGTGGCTCCCCTGGATCGTGCCAATGTAGATACCGACGCGATCATCCCCAAGCAGTTTCTCAAGTCGATCAAGCGCAGTGGCTTCGGTCCCAATGCCTTCGACGAATGGCGCTATCTGGATCATGGAGAGCCGGGCATGGATAATTCCAACCGTCCGCTGAATTCCCAGTTCGTGCTGAATCAGCCACGCTACCGGGGAGCCTCGGTATTGCTGACGCGGGAAAACTTCGGCTGCGGTTCTTCCCGGGAGCATGCGCCCTGGGCGCTGGAAGACTACGGTTTCCGGGCCTTGATAGGTCCGAGCTTTGCCGATATTTTCTTTAATAACTGCTTCAAAAACGGTTTGCTGCCGGTGCGACTGTCGGCAACTGAAGTGGATGAATTGTTCGCCCAGGTGGAAGCTACCCCCGGCTACCGGCTCACCATTGATCTGGCGGCCCAACAGGTGATTCGGCCCGACGGCAAGACCCTCGGTTTCGACGTTGATCCCTTCCGCAAGGAATGTCTGTTCAACGGTTGGGACGATATCGGCCTGACCCTGCGCCGGGCTGAAAAAATCCGCGAATTCGAGGCCCGGCGCCGCATTGAGCAGCCCTGGCTGTTTGCCTGA
- a CDS encoding CbiQ family ECF transporter T component has translation MFHPASLLLAWGAGVFALQQLDLRGIAGMAALALVAAVWVNAGMLLIMVRRVRWLLASVVILFLWMTPGVFVSGVLGKLGITVEGAWAALEHLLRLLAIIALLALLLARLSADSIVAGLYTLLAPWVPFGLERRSLAVRLMLTLEYVAEEGHRGWRELFLANKTEESGCVRLPRSAWRLGDGLFLGVVILLVLSLGWP, from the coding sequence ATGTTTCATCCAGCCAGCCTGCTTCTCGCATGGGGAGCAGGAGTCTTCGCCCTGCAACAACTCGATCTGCGCGGCATCGCCGGAATGGCGGCCCTGGCGCTGGTTGCTGCTGTCTGGGTCAATGCCGGGATGCTGCTCATCATGGTACGGCGTGTGCGCTGGTTATTGGCCTCCGTGGTGATTCTGTTCCTCTGGATGACGCCGGGCGTGTTCGTGTCCGGTGTCTTGGGAAAGCTTGGCATTACGGTTGAAGGGGCATGGGCTGCCCTCGAACATCTGCTGCGCCTGCTGGCAATCATCGCTCTGCTGGCCCTGTTGCTGGCCCGTCTCTCCGCTGACAGCATCGTGGCCGGCCTCTACACCCTGCTTGCGCCCTGGGTGCCGTTCGGGCTGGAACGCCGTTCCTTGGCGGTACGGCTGATGCTGACCCTGGAGTATGTGGCCGAGGAGGGTCATCGGGGATGGCGGGAACTGTTTCTGGCGAACAAGACGGAGGAGAGTGGCTGTGTACGTCTGCCGCGCTCTGCCTGGAGGCTGGGTGATGGACTGTTTTTGGGGGTAGTGATATTGCTGGTGCTCTCCCTGGGGTGGCCATGA
- a CDS encoding FimV/HubP family polar landmark protein — MALPLGTQAAGLGKLSVLSALGQPLRAELDVTAGADELNSLSARVAPADVFRQANIEYASSLGSLRFTLEKRPGGQPYFRITSDRPIGDPFLDFLVELNWSAGRLVREYTFLLDPPELKPAVQEAAVAPVTVPETVKPAEVVQRLVREAVPEARPPRREPRPVPGMAPSGEGRLVKRGDTLGKIAAEHKPDGVSLDQMLVALFRSNPDAFDGGNMNRLKAGKILSLPGSDAVAATPASEARGIVLAQSADFDAYRRKLAASVATSPAVRDGEPQQAAAGKITPRIEDRAAQVPGQDKLQVSRTEAGKSAGVAAKGTGRDEDTVTRDKALKEAKSRIAELEKNLADLKKLAEMKSQAGAAMQQQAQVDKAAPLVEAKKEEAVAAIRPSEPVPSSVPAKAPEVSKGGESASAPGPAPQTTTVPPKKPVTPPPPSPSFIAENGPLVFGGGGLLALLAGYFGFRTWQRKRSDAAARPASVTDSSLYASSVFSASGGKHVDTGAAAAATDFGLGTADDSDGHEAVDPVQEADVYLAYGRDAQAEEILLDALKQDPTRLTVHLKLLEVYADRRAVPQFNTVATDLHAQTGGAGAEWEKALLLGRTLDPSNPLYGETSATSAETLESYEPAAATVIMPVVEPESEVAPQEELPASLDFDLDLSGPVEVAAPEVAAEQAEAPPAMEAETVSSLDFDLGLDTKLAQSAVVEPAVAMADEEVASLDFELGEPESSEAPTVTSTAEAGTVSAIDSNVLDFDFDLGAPAETPVSEPVAEVAALEIPVSIEPPAVEVADDRTIDFDLDTEPSGVEQEAVTEEPVLAEVSAVTAAPSVDFDFDLDLAESVPETPAAEAASTDRSDQVPPLPDLSGISLELDTPADISFDEPSASLPDLGGAEAVEDNPEAATKLELAQAYEEMGDKEGARELFQEVISEGSPAQQALARDKLARLG; from the coding sequence ATGGCGTTGCCTTTGGGCACCCAGGCAGCGGGATTGGGCAAGTTGTCCGTCCTTTCTGCCCTGGGTCAGCCCCTGCGGGCTGAACTCGATGTCACAGCGGGGGCAGATGAACTGAACTCTCTGTCCGCCCGTGTTGCCCCGGCCGATGTGTTCCGGCAGGCCAATATCGAGTACGCTAGTTCCCTGGGCAGCCTGCGCTTCACTCTGGAAAAACGCCCCGGAGGGCAGCCCTATTTCCGTATTACCAGTGATCGTCCGATTGGTGATCCCTTCCTCGATTTCCTGGTGGAACTGAACTGGTCGGCGGGCCGACTGGTACGCGAATACACCTTCCTGCTGGATCCCCCTGAACTGAAACCCGCAGTTCAGGAAGCCGCAGTGGCACCGGTTACTGTACCCGAGACGGTCAAACCGGCAGAGGTCGTGCAACGCCTGGTGCGAGAGGCAGTCCCCGAGGCCAGGCCTCCCCGCCGCGAGCCCCGGCCGGTTCCTGGGATGGCGCCTAGTGGTGAGGGCCGTCTGGTTAAACGTGGCGACACTCTGGGTAAGATTGCCGCTGAACACAAGCCGGACGGCGTGAGCCTGGATCAGATGTTGGTTGCGCTGTTCCGCAGCAATCCCGATGCCTTCGACGGTGGCAACATGAACCGCTTGAAAGCCGGCAAGATTCTGAGCCTGCCGGGGTCTGATGCGGTGGCTGCAACCCCGGCCAGCGAGGCTCGGGGGATCGTACTTGCCCAATCAGCGGATTTCGACGCCTACCGCAGGAAACTGGCCGCTTCGGTGGCTACCTCGCCGGCGGTTCGGGACGGCGAGCCACAACAGGCGGCTGCCGGAAAAATAACTCCCAGAATTGAGGACAGAGCTGCCCAGGTTCCTGGCCAGGACAAGTTGCAGGTATCACGTACCGAGGCTGGCAAGAGTGCTGGGGTGGCCGCCAAGGGCACTGGCCGGGACGAGGATACGGTCACCCGTGACAAGGCACTCAAGGAGGCCAAGAGCCGTATTGCCGAGTTGGAAAAAAATCTGGCGGACCTGAAAAAGCTGGCGGAAATGAAGAGCCAGGCAGGTGCTGCCATGCAGCAGCAGGCTCAGGTCGACAAGGCGGCTCCGCTGGTGGAAGCAAAAAAAGAAGAGGCAGTGGCGGCCATCAGACCATCCGAACCGGTGCCGTCTTCCGTACCGGCCAAGGCGCCGGAAGTTTCCAAGGGGGGCGAGTCTGCTTCCGCTCCCGGTCCGGCTCCCCAGACCACTACGGTGCCACCCAAAAAACCGGTCACTCCACCACCGCCTTCACCCAGTTTCATTGCGGAAAACGGGCCTCTGGTCTTTGGCGGTGGCGGTCTGCTTGCCTTGCTAGCGGGCTATTTCGGCTTCCGGACCTGGCAGCGCAAGCGTTCTGATGCTGCGGCGAGGCCAGCTTCTGTCACCGACAGTTCGCTCTATGCCAGTTCGGTGTTCAGTGCTAGTGGCGGCAAGCATGTTGATACTGGCGCTGCGGCGGCGGCCACCGATTTCGGTCTGGGGACCGCAGATGACTCGGATGGGCACGAGGCAGTAGATCCTGTGCAGGAAGCGGATGTGTATCTTGCCTATGGGCGGGATGCCCAGGCGGAGGAAATCCTGCTGGATGCTTTGAAACAGGATCCCACCCGCCTGACGGTCCATCTGAAATTGCTGGAAGTCTATGCTGATCGTCGGGCCGTTCCCCAGTTCAATACGGTGGCGACCGATCTCCATGCCCAGACCGGCGGGGCCGGCGCGGAATGGGAAAAGGCGCTGCTCCTTGGTCGTACTCTCGACCCGTCGAACCCCCTGTATGGCGAGACATCGGCAACTTCGGCGGAAACGCTGGAATCCTACGAGCCCGCTGCTGCCACCGTGATCATGCCGGTGGTGGAACCTGAGTCCGAGGTCGCGCCCCAGGAAGAACTCCCGGCTTCCCTGGATTTCGATCTTGACCTGAGTGGGCCGGTAGAAGTGGCTGCTCCTGAAGTTGCTGCGGAGCAGGCAGAAGCCCCTCCGGCCATGGAGGCTGAGACTGTCTCCAGCCTGGATTTCGATCTGGGACTGGATACTAAACTGGCTCAGTCTGCGGTGGTCGAGCCGGCGGTAGCCATGGCCGATGAAGAAGTCGCGAGCCTGGACTTTGAACTTGGGGAACCCGAGAGCTCCGAGGCTCCGACTGTGACGTCGACGGCGGAGGCAGGGACCGTCTCCGCTATCGATTCGAACGTACTCGATTTCGACTTCGATCTGGGAGCCCCCGCCGAAACACCAGTCTCCGAGCCGGTCGCCGAAGTGGCAGCTCTGGAGATTCCTGTCTCCATCGAGCCCCCCGCCGTCGAGGTCGCCGACGATCGGACGATAGATTTTGATCTGGATACGGAGCCATCCGGTGTGGAGCAAGAGGCCGTAACGGAGGAGCCGGTCCTGGCTGAGGTTTCGGCCGTAACGGCTGCCCCATCGGTGGATTTCGACTTCGATCTGGATTTGGCCGAATCGGTGCCGGAAACCCCGGCTGCCGAGGCCGCGTCCACAGACCGCTCCGATCAGGTGCCGCCCTTGCCCGATCTCTCTGGTATCAGTCTGGAACTGGACACCCCTGCTGACATTTCCTTTGACGAGCCGTCGGCGTCCTTGCCCGATCTGGGCGGGGCAGAGGCGGTGGAGGATAACCCGGAGGCAGCCACCAAGCTGGAACTGGCCCAGGCCTACGAGGAAATGGGCGACAAGGAAGGTGCCCGGGAGCTGTTCCAGGAAGTGATTAGTGAGGGTAGCCCGGCTCAGCAGGCCCTGGCCCGTGACAAGCTGGCCCGGCTGGGCTGA
- the leuB gene encoding 3-isopropylmalate dehydrogenase, protein MKIAVLAGDGIGPEITAEAVRVLKALTSDGLHFELEEAPVGGAGYRASGHPLPEATLKLVKGADAILFGAVGDFSLDTLPRELRPEQAILGLRKELNLFANFRPALVYPELVHASTLKPEVVTGLDIMIVRELTGDIYFGQPRGIHTLPNGEREGFDTMRYSESEIRRVACVAFDAARKRNRRLCSVDKANVLDTMQLWREVVIEVAKDYPDVELSHQYVDNAAMQLLKNPKQFDVIVTGNMFGDILSDEASMLTGSIGMLPSASLNERNFGLYEPIHGSAPDIAGKGVANPLATILSVAMMLRYTFNQGEAADRIESAVKKVLAQGFRTGDIAETGKLTVGTREMGDAVMAAL, encoded by the coding sequence ATGAAGATTGCTGTATTGGCTGGTGACGGCATCGGCCCTGAAATTACTGCCGAAGCAGTACGCGTGCTGAAGGCCCTGACCAGCGATGGCTTACATTTCGAACTGGAAGAGGCCCCCGTGGGTGGTGCCGGCTATCGGGCTTCCGGCCATCCGCTCCCCGAGGCGACGTTGAAGCTGGTTAAGGGGGCCGATGCCATTCTGTTCGGCGCCGTCGGTGATTTCAGCCTGGACACCCTGCCTCGGGAGCTGCGTCCGGAGCAGGCGATCCTAGGGCTGCGCAAGGAACTGAACCTCTTCGCCAACTTCCGTCCGGCGCTGGTCTATCCAGAACTGGTTCATGCCTCCACGCTAAAACCGGAGGTGGTGACCGGGCTCGATATCATGATCGTCCGCGAACTGACTGGAGACATCTATTTTGGCCAGCCCCGGGGTATTCACACCCTGCCCAATGGCGAGCGAGAGGGCTTTGACACCATGCGCTATTCGGAGTCCGAGATTCGCCGCGTGGCCTGTGTGGCCTTCGACGCGGCGCGCAAGCGCAACCGCCGCCTGTGTTCGGTGGATAAGGCCAATGTGCTTGACACCATGCAGCTCTGGCGCGAAGTGGTGATCGAGGTGGCGAAGGACTATCCGGATGTGGAGTTGTCCCATCAGTATGTGGACAATGCCGCTATGCAGCTGCTGAAGAACCCCAAACAGTTCGATGTGATCGTCACTGGCAACATGTTCGGCGATATCCTTTCCGACGAGGCTTCGATGTTGACCGGTTCCATCGGCATGCTGCCCTCCGCTTCCCTGAATGAGCGGAACTTCGGGCTGTACGAGCCCATCCATGGCTCGGCCCCGGATATTGCGGGCAAGGGTGTCGCCAATCCCCTGGCGACCATCCTTTCCGTCGCGATGATGCTGCGTTATACGTTCAATCAGGGGGAGGCTGCTGACCGCATCGAGTCCGCAGTGAAGAAGGTGCTGGCTCAGGGCTTCCGTACCGGCGATATCGCCGAAACGGGCAAGCTCACCGTGGGAACCCGGGAGATGGGCGATGCCGTGATGGCAGCCTTGTGA
- a CDS encoding entericidin A/B family lipoprotein, which yields MKNLSVVLLTILLLTACSTLEGIGKDIKETGKAMQEAAE from the coding sequence TGAAGAATCTGTCTGTGGTCCTTTTGACAATACTTCTCCTGACAGCTTGCAGTACTCTGGAAGGCATCGGGAAAGATATCAAGGAAACCGGAAAGGCCATGCAGGAGGCGGCGGAATGA
- the asd gene encoding aspartate-semialdehyde dehydrogenase, whose amino-acid sequence MKKVGLVGWRGMVGSVLMQRMREENDFSLIEPLFFTTSNVGGQGPTEGGSAPLKGAKDIEQLKMMDIIISCQGGDYTTEIFPRLRESGWTGHWIDAASSLRMKDDAVIILDPVNQHVIKDALTKGGRNWIGGNCTVSLMLMGLGGLFKADLIEWMTSMTYQAASGAGAQNMRELLQQMGEAHRVAQSLLNDPASAILDIDRDVAGILRDEKFPTANFGVPLAGSLIPWIDKDLGNGQSREEWKGGAETNKILGLGARPIPVDGLCVRIGAMRCHSQALTIKLKRDVPLDEIEGLLASHNEWAKVVPNQREITMKELTPTAVTGTLSVPVGRLRKLSMGNEYLSAFTVGDQLLWGAAEPLRRMLRILLD is encoded by the coding sequence ATGAAAAAAGTGGGTCTGGTGGGATGGCGCGGTATGGTGGGGTCGGTCCTCATGCAGCGCATGCGCGAGGAAAACGATTTTTCCTTGATCGAGCCGCTGTTCTTCACCACCTCCAATGTGGGTGGGCAAGGTCCGACGGAAGGAGGCAGCGCGCCTCTCAAGGGGGCCAAGGACATCGAGCAGTTGAAGATGATGGACATCATCATCTCCTGCCAGGGGGGCGACTACACCACCGAGATTTTCCCCAGGTTGAGGGAATCGGGCTGGACCGGCCACTGGATTGACGCGGCGTCCTCCCTGCGTATGAAGGATGATGCAGTCATCATCCTGGATCCGGTGAATCAGCATGTCATCAAGGATGCCCTGACCAAGGGCGGCAGGAACTGGATCGGCGGCAATTGCACCGTCAGCCTGATGCTGATGGGTCTGGGCGGTCTGTTCAAGGCAGACCTGATCGAGTGGATGACTTCCATGACCTATCAGGCGGCTTCCGGTGCCGGCGCTCAGAACATGCGCGAGCTGCTGCAGCAGATGGGCGAGGCCCATCGTGTGGCCCAGTCCCTGTTGAACGATCCGGCCTCCGCCATCCTGGATATCGATCGGGACGTGGCCGGCATCCTGAGGGATGAAAAATTTCCCACTGCCAACTTTGGTGTTCCCCTGGCGGGTTCTCTGATTCCCTGGATCGACAAGGACCTGGGCAATGGCCAGAGCCGTGAGGAATGGAAGGGCGGCGCGGAAACCAACAAGATCCTTGGCCTGGGAGCGCGGCCGATTCCTGTGGATGGCCTATGCGTACGGATCGGTGCCATGCGTTGCCATTCCCAGGCGCTGACCATCAAGCTGAAAAGGGATGTACCTCTGGACGAGATCGAGGGGCTGCTGGCCAGCCACAATGAGTGGGCCAAGGTGGTTCCCAATCAGCGCGAGATCACCATGAAGGAACTGACACCCACCGCCGTCACCGGTACTCTGTCGGTTCCGGTGGGCAGGTTGCGAAAACTGTCCATGGGGAACGAGTACCTATCAGCATTTACCGTTGGCGACCAGTTGTTGTGGGGGGCTGCCGAACCCTTGCGCCGGATGCTGCGTATCCTGCTGGACTAA
- the trpB gene encoding tryptophan synthase subunit beta, with translation MPEKSYQLPDDRGHFGPYGGVFVAETLIPALAELRSAYAAAQADPDFHAEFEYELKHYVGRPSPIYHARRWSELLGGAQIYLKREDLNHTGAHKVNNCIGQAMLARRMGKPRVIAETGAGQHGVATATVAARYGMECVVYMGSEDVRRQAANVYRMKLLGATVVPVESGSKTLKDALNEAMRDWVTNVANTFYIIGTVAGPHPYPMMVRDFQAVIGDECKVQMPDLTGRQPDAVIACVGGGSNAMGIFYPYISVDGVRLIGVEASGLGLESGKHSASLTAGRPGVLHGNRTYLLQDANGQITETHSVSAGLDYPGVGPEHAWLKDSGRAEYVTITDDEALAAFHDLCRFEGIIPALESSHALAYAAKLAPTLPRDKVLLVNLSGRGDKDMHTVAEKSGIQF, from the coding sequence ATGCCTGAAAAATCGTACCAACTCCCCGATGATCGCGGTCATTTTGGTCCTTACGGGGGCGTTTTTGTCGCCGAGACCCTGATCCCCGCTCTGGCCGAGCTGCGTAGTGCCTATGCTGCGGCCCAAGCCGACCCGGACTTCCATGCCGAGTTCGAGTACGAACTCAAGCATTACGTCGGTCGTCCCAGTCCGATCTACCACGCCAGGCGCTGGTCGGAATTGCTCGGGGGAGCGCAGATTTACCTCAAGCGGGAAGACCTCAACCACACTGGCGCCCACAAGGTGAATAACTGTATCGGTCAGGCCATGTTGGCCCGGCGCATGGGCAAACCCCGGGTCATCGCCGAGACCGGCGCCGGCCAGCATGGCGTGGCCACCGCTACGGTAGCGGCGCGCTATGGCATGGAGTGCGTGGTCTATATGGGCAGCGAGGATGTCCGGCGCCAGGCCGCCAACGTCTATCGCATGAAGCTGCTGGGGGCCACGGTGGTGCCGGTGGAATCCGGCTCCAAGACCCTGAAGGACGCCCTTAACGAGGCCATGCGCGATTGGGTGACCAATGTGGCCAATACTTTCTACATCATCGGCACCGTGGCGGGCCCCCATCCCTACCCGATGATGGTGCGGGATTTCCAGGCGGTGATCGGCGACGAGTGCAAGGTCCAGATGCCTGATCTGACCGGTCGCCAACCCGATGCGGTGATTGCCTGCGTGGGTGGCGGTTCCAACGCGATGGGGATTTTCTATCCTTACATCTCGGTAGATGGCGTGCGCCTGATCGGGGTCGAGGCCTCTGGCCTGGGGCTGGAGAGCGGCAAGCATTCGGCCTCCTTGACCGCTGGTCGTCCCGGGGTGCTCCACGGCAATCGCACCTATCTGTTGCAGGACGCCAACGGCCAGATCACCGAGACCCATTCGGTTTCCGCCGGTCTCGATTATCCGGGGGTCGGCCCCGAGCATGCCTGGCTCAAGGACAGCGGCCGGGCCGAATATGTGACCATCACCGACGACGAGGCCCTGGCGGCCTTTCACGATCTGTGCCGGTTCGAGGGCATCATCCCGGCCCTGGAGTCCTCCCATGCCCTGGCCTACGCGGCCAAGTTGGCGCCGACCCTGCCCAGGGACAAGGTGCTGCTGGTCAATCTTTCCGGTCGCGGTGACAAGGACATGCATACCGTCGCCGAAAAATCCGGTATCCAGTTCTGA